A single genomic interval of Camelina sativa cultivar DH55 chromosome 11, Cs, whole genome shotgun sequence harbors:
- the LOC104724594 gene encoding sister chromatid cohesion protein PDS5 homolog A isoform X5, translated as MAQKPAEQLNEFGSKLDLTPVSKDSLLKLLKESAVCLSELEQSPPPAVLKCIQPFLDAVIKPEILNHQDKDVKLLVASCISEITRITAPEAPYSDNIMKDIFQLIVSAFTGLNDVSGPSFGRRVVILETVAKYRSCVMMLDLECDDLVKEVFTTFLDVARDDHPEIVFSSMQNIMIVLLEESEDVQEHLLLILLSKLGRNRSDVTDVARRLAMKVIEQCAPKVESDIKQFLISSMSGDSRFSSSQIDYHEVIYDLYRCAPQALSGVAPYLTGELLADKLDTRLKVVGLVGDLFSLPGRVISEEFGSIFSEFLKRLTDRVVEVRMAILDHIKNCLLSDPLRAEASQIISALCDRLLDYDENIRKHVVAVICDVAVSALTSIPVDTLKLVAERLRDKAILVKTYTMERLTELFRVYCLRCADGKVGTGDFDWIPGKILRCLYDKDFRSDTIEYILCSSLFPSGFSVRDKVKHWIQIFSGFDKVETKAFEKILEQRQRIQQEMQRYLSIKQTQQSADAPDVQKKILFGFRVMSRAFSDPPKTEQNFLILDQLKDANIWKILTNLLDPNTSIMQASRIRDDMLKILSEKHSLYEFLSTLSIKCSYLLFSKEYVKEILAEVSARKSSKNVLGIQSCMDFLGLLASFCPSLFDGAEEELISFLKDDDEMIKEGTLKILAKAGGTIRENLIVVASSVDLLLERICVEGNRKQAKYAVHALASITKDDGLKSLSVLYKRLVDMLEDKRHQPAVLQCLGCIAQIAMPVYETRESEVVEFIRSKILKLQSETVDDKKLSWDDKSEICQLKIYGIKTLVKSYLPLKDAHLRAGVDDLLGLLKNILSFGEVSEDLESSSVDKAHLKLAAGKAVLRLSRHWDDRIPIEIFHLTLKTPEIPFPTAKKIFLGKIHQYVKDRVLETKYACSFLFDITGSNVLESEEEKHNLADIIQHSYQTKVRKISSQTDANSVSLHPHHILPYLVHALAHHSCPDVENCKDVKEYEMIYRQLYLIISMLLHKEEDGKAEDIGKAQEFHTIIFILHSIKQSEDVTDATKSKNSHAICELGLSIINHLTQKDPDLQGAITPVPLPATLYKLPEKVEGDKSEVGEEKLWLADETVLAHFRDLKLESHADASVIPQTSEEEVMIDGESDGNEIPLGKIVERLRAQGTKTRKGKKSKSVPAEDENGKNDVDVLKMVREINLDHLQMLNKFESSNGHKHSTGDATSVVSVPKRRRSSSGHSPFKFSNSGPKVPLKASEEELHQERDMDTNVSLDSHDENSDQEKILESISPRKRKKSLSSKLKITESDWALTDLDIQSEGGNYSERSRSAESGDSKLKSASGSMKKRKRKNMSGLAKCSTNESKLANDELIGCRIEVWWPMDKRFYEGTVKSYDSTKQRHVILYEDGDVEVLNLDKERWELIDTGGKPAKKSRTSKGSSNKKRSSESKPKNSDGLQRDDDPITTTPKGKRTPKRNLKHADPKGKPRSLSLEHEKLESRNKKRRSSATPVGEVAGKKKGKKMNTGSEAGIEYSGDAGEEKSESEGKSLKEGEDDEEVVNKEEDLQDAKTESSGDAEGKEAEHDNSDTEGKQDDNEMETEAEDDAETSDNETLGAWKSKVGKSSSRKAT; from the exons ATGGCTCAGAAGCCGGCGGAACAGTTGAATGAGTTCGGATCGAAACTTGACCTAACTCCTGTTTCGAAAGATTCGTTGCTCAAACTCTTAAAG GAATCTGCTGTTTGTCTTTCTGAGTTGGAGCAGTCTCCACCACCTGCAGTGCTCAAGTGCATTCAGCCTTTCCTTGATGCAGTTATTAAACCTGAAATTCTCAACCATCAAGACAAGGATGTCAAGCTTCTGGTTGCAAGCTGCATTTCTGAGATTACTCGTATCACAGCACCTGAAGCGCCTTACAGTGATAATATTATGAAG GATATTTTTCAACTGATTGTGAGTGCTTTTACTGGGTTGAATGATGTCAGTGGTCCATCATTTGGAAGGAGGGTTGTCATTTTAGAAACGGTTGCAAAGTACAGGTCATGTGTTATGATGTTGGATCTTGAATGTGATGATCTGGTAAAAGAAGTGTTTACTACATTTCTTGATGTTGCTAG AGATGACCATCCAGAGATTGTTTTCTCATCAATGCAAAACATTATGATTGTTCTTttagaagaaagtgaagatgTGCAGGAGCAtcttttactaattttactCTCTAAATTGGGCCGGAATAGAAGT GACGTTACAGATGTTGCAAGAAGACTTGCTATGAAAGTCATAGAGCAGTGTGCCCCCAAAGTTGAATCTGACATAAAGCAGTTCCTGATCTCTTCAATGTCTGGAGATAGCCGATTTTCCAGCAGTCAAATTGACTACCATGAAGTTATTTATGATTTGTACCGCTGTGCTCCTCAGGCCCTATCCGGAGTTGCGCCGTATCTCACTGGAGAGCTTTTg GCTGATAAACTGGATACTCGTTTGAAAGTGGTTGGATTGGTTGGAGACTTGTTTTCCTTGCCTGGACGTGTCATTTCCGAAGAGTTCGGTTCCATTTTTTCGGAGTTTCTAAAAAGGCTGACCGATAGGGTTGTTGAAGTTAGGATGGCCATCCTTGACCATATTAAGAACTGTTTGCTCTCGGATCCTTTGAGAGCTGAGGCTTCTCAAATTATAT CTGCTCTCTGTGACCGGCTCTTGGATTATGATGAAAACATCCGCAAACACGTTGTTGCTGTTATTTGTGATGTGGCTGTGAGTGCATTGACGTCGATTCCAGTTGACACCTTGAAGTTGGTTGCTGAACGGCTTCGAGACAAAGCT ATACTCGTAAAAACATACACAATGGAAAGGTTGACTGAGTTGTTCCGGGTATATTGCTTACGGTGTGCTGATGGGAAGGTAGGCACTGGTGATTTTGATTGGATTCCTGGAAAAATCTTGAGATGTCTTTATGACAAAGATTTCAG ATCAGATACAATCGAATATATTCTATGCAGTTCACTGTTTCCTAGTGGTTTCTCTGTAAGAGATAAAGTTAAGCATTGGATACAAATCTTTTCTGGGTTTGACAAAGTGGAGACCAAAGCATTTGAGAAAATACTGGAGCAAAGACAAAG GATACAACAAGAAATGCAAAGATATTTGTCAATCAAGCAGACCCAACAG AGTGCTGATGCTCCTGATGTTCAGAAAAAAATCCTATTTGGATTCAGAGTTATGTCACGTGCATTTTCCGACCCCCCAAAGACTGAGCAAAACTTTTTAATTCTTGATCAACTGAAAGATGCTAATATCTGGAAAATTTTGACCAATCTGCTTGATCCCAACACTAGCATAATGCAAGCGTCCAGGATTCGA GATGATATGCTTAAGATACTCTCTGAGAAGCATTCTCTCTATGAATTCCTCAGCACTCTCTCTATAAAGTGTTCTTATCTGCTATTCAGCAAGGAATATGTGAAAGAGATATTAGCGGAAGTATCTGCTAGAAAGTCTTCTAAAAATGTATTGGGGATCCAATCTTGCATGGACTTCTTAGGG cTCCTGGCATCTTTCTGTCCATCATTGTTTGATGGTGCTGAAGAAGAACTGATAAGTTTCcttaaagatgatgatgaaatgatAAAGGAGGGTACTCTAAAAATTCTGGCAAAAGCAGGTGGTACTATTCGGGAGAATCTCATTGTTGTAGCAAG TTCTGTGGACCTTTTACTGGAGAGGATTTGTGTAGAAGGAAACCGCAAGCAGGCTAAGTATGCTGTGCACGCACTAGCATCAATAACAAAGGATGATGGCCTGAAGTCGCTCTCCGTTCTGTACAAG AGACTCGTGGACATGCTGGAGGACAAGAGACATCAGCCAGCTGTTCTTCAGTGTCTTGGATGCATCGCGCAGATTGCGATGCCAGTCTATGAGACTAGAGAAAGCGAAGTAGTTGAGTTTATTAGAAGCAAAATTCTGAAGCTCCAAAGT GAAACTGTAGAtgataaaaaattatcatgGGATGACAAAAGTGAAATTTGTCAACTGAAG ATTTATGGGATTAAGACGTTGGTTAAGAGCTACTTGCCTTTAAAGGATGCTCATCTTCGTGCGGGTGTTGATGACCTTCTTGGATTACTAAAAAACATTCTTTCCTTTGGGGAAGTATCTGAGGATTTAGAATCAAG TTCTGTTGACAAGGCCCATTTGAAACTTGCTGCTGGAAAGGCAGTCCTCCGCCTTTCTAGACATTGGGATGATAGGATACCTATAGAGATCTTTCATTTAACTTTAAAAACCCCTGAG ATACCATTTCCTACAGCTAAGAAAATATTCCTCGGGAAAATTCATCAGTATGTAAAGGATCGGGTTTTGGAGACAAAGTATGCCTGTTCATTCCTTTTTGATATCACTGGATCAAATGTTCTCGAATCAGAAGAG GAGAAACACAACCTTGCTGATATCATACAGCATTCTTATCAAACAAAAGTGCGGAAAATTTCTTCTCAGACTGATGCAAATTCAGTTAGTCTCCACCCTCATCATATCCTTCCTTATCTGGTTCACGCACTTGCACATCATTCTTGTCCTGATGTTGAGAATTGCAAAGACGTGAAGGAATATGAAATGATATATCG CCAATTATACTTGATCATTTCTATGTTGCTCCATAAAGAGGAAGACGGGAAGGCTGAAGATATTGGCAAGGCACAGGAGTTTCACACCATTATTTTTATCTTACATAGTATAAAACAGTCAGAAGATGTCACTGATGCAACAAAGTCGAAG AACTCACATGCGATCTGTGAGCTTGGGCTGTCAATAATCAATCACTTAACTCAGAAAGATCCTGATCTACAAGGGGCGATCACACCTGTACCACTGCCTGCGACGCTTTACAAACTTCCGGAAAAGGTTGAAGGTGACAAGTCTGAG GTAGGTGAGGAGAAATTGTGGCTAGCTGATGAGACTGTCCTGGCACACTTCAGGGATCTCAAGTTGGAGAGTCATGCTGATGCATCT GTGATACCCCAAACTTCAGAAGAGGAGGTTATGATTGATGGGGAAAGTGATGGGAATGAAATTCCTCTGGGTAAAATTGTAGAGCGTTTGAGAGCTCAGGGAACCAAGACTAGAAAGGGCAAAAAGAGTAAATCTGTACCAGCTGAAGATGAAAATGGTAAAAATGATGTCGATGTTTTGAAGATGGTGAGAGAGATAAATCTCGATCACTTGCAAATGCTGAATAAATTTGAATCCAGTAATGGACACAAACATTCCACTGGTGATGCAACATCAGTAGTTTCAGTCCCTAAGCGCCGGAGATCATCTTCTGGCCATAGTCCTTTCAAGTTCTCAAATAGTGGTCCTAAAGTTCCACTGAAAGCTTCTGAGGAAGAGTTGCATCAAGAGAGAGACATGGACACAAATGTCTCTTTGGACTCGCACGACGAAAATTCAGACCAAGAGAAAATATTAGAAAGCATCTCTCCccgaaagagaaagaagagctTATCATCgaaattaaaaattacagaATCTGATTGGGCTCTCACAGATCTCGACATTCAAAGCGAAGGTGGCAACTACAGTGAGAGG AGTAGGTCTGCAGAAAGTGGTGATAGCAAATTGAAGTCTGCCTCTGGATCAATGAAGAAGcgcaaaagaaaaaacatgtcAGGACTGGCTAAG TGCTCTACAAACGAAAGTAAATTGGCAAATGACGAACTGATTGGTTGCAGAATAGAAGTATGGTGGCCTATGGATAAACG GTTTTATGAAGGGACAGTAAAATCTTATGATTCCACTAAACAGAGACATGTG ATACTTTACGAGGATGGAGATGTTGAAGTACTTAACCTAGATAAAGAACGGTGGGAGCTCATAGACACCGGTGGAAAGCCCGCAAAG AAGTCCAGAACATCAAAGGGAAGTTCTAATAAGAAAAG ATCTTCTGAAAGTAAGCCTAAGAATTCGGATGGGCTACAGAGGGATGACGACCCAATTACCACTAC GCCAAAAGGGAAAAGAACTCCAAAGAGAAACCTAAAACATGCCGACCCAAAAGGCAAACCAAGAAGTCTCTCTTTAGAACATGAGAAATTAGAGAGCAGAAATAAGAAAAGACGCTCTTCTGCCACTCCAG TAGGTGAAGTTGCTggtaagaaaaaaggaaaaaaaatgaatacggGTTCAGAAGCAGGGATAGAATATAGTGGGGATGCTGGCGAAGAGAAATCAGAGTCTGAAGGAAAGTCATTGAAAGAAGGCGAGGATGATGAGGAAGTTgtaaacaaggaagaagatttACAGGATGCAAAAACAGAGTCAAGTGGGGACGCTGAGGGGAAAGAAGCTGAACATGACAACTCAGATACTGAAGGGAAACAAGATGACAATGAAATGGAGACTGAGGCTGAAGACGATGCTGAGACTTCTGACAATGAGACTCTT GGAGCTTGGAAAAGTAAAGTGGGTAAGTCGAGCTCGAGGAAAGCAACATAA
- the LOC104724594 gene encoding sister chromatid cohesion protein PDS5 homolog A isoform X4 — protein sequence MAQKPAEQLNEFGSKLDLTPVSKDSLLKLLKESAVCLSELEQSPPPAVLKCIQPFLDAVIKPEILNHQDKDVKLLVASCISEITRITAPEAPYSDNIMKDIFQLIVSAFTGLNDVSGPSFGRRVVILETVAKYRSCVMMLDLECDDLVKEVFTTFLDVARDDHPEIVFSSMQNIMIVLLEESEDVQEHLLLILLSKLGRNRSDVTDVARRLAMKVIEQCAPKVESDIKQFLISSMSGDSRFSSSQIDYHEVIYDLYRCAPQALSGVAPYLTGELLADKLDTRLKVVGLVGDLFSLPGRVISEEFGSIFSEFLKRLTDRVVEVRMAILDHIKNCLLSDPLRAEASQIISALCDRLLDYDENIRKHVVAVICDVAVSALTSIPVDTLKLVAERLRDKAILVKTYTMERLTELFRVYCLRCADGKVGTGDFDWIPGKILRCLYDKDFRSDTIEYILCSSLFPSGFSVRDKVKHWIQIFSGFDKVETKAFEKILEQRQRIQQEMQRYLSIKQTQQSADAPDVQKKILFGFRVMSRAFSDPPKTEQNFLILDQLKDANIWKILTNLLDPNTSIMQASRIRDDMLKILSEKHSLYEFLSTLSIKCSYLLFSKEYVKEILAEVSARKSSKNVLGIQSCMDFLGLLASFCPSLFDGAEEELISFLKDDDEMIKEGTLKILAKAGGTIRENLIVVASSVDLLLERICVEGNRKQAKYAVHALASITKDDGLKSLSVLYKRLVDMLEDKRHQPAVLQCLGCIAQIAMPVYETRESEVVEFIRSKILKLQSETVDDKKLSWDDKSEICQLKIYGIKTLVKSYLPLKDAHLRAGVDDLLGLLKNILSFGEVSEDLESSSVDKAHLKLAAGKAVLRLSRHWDDRIPIEIFHLTLKTPEIPFPTAKKIFLGKIHQYVKDRVLETKYACSFLFDITGSNVLESEEEKHNLADIIQHSYQTKVRKISSQTDANSVSLHPHHILPYLVHALAHHSCPDVENCKDVKEYEMIYRQLYLIISMLLHKEEDGKAEDIGKAQEFHTIIFILHSIKQSEDVTDATKSKNSHAICELGLSIINHLTQKDPDLQGAITPVPLPATLYKLPEKVEGDKSEVGEEKLWLADETVLAHFRDLKLESHADASVIPQTSEEEVMIDGESDGNEIPLGKIVERLRAQGTKTRKGKKSKSVPAEDENGKNDVDVLKMVREINLDHLQMLNKFESSNGHKHSTGDATSVVSVPKRRRSSSGHSPFKFSNSGPKVPLKASEEELHQERDMDTNVSLDSHDENSDQEKILESISPRKRKKSLSSKLKITESDWALTDLDIQSEGGNYSERSRSAESGDSKLKSASGSMKKRKRKNMSGLAKCSTNESKLANDELIGCRIEVWWPMDKRFYEGTVKSYDSTKQRHVILYEDGDVEVLNLDKERWELIDTGGKPAKKSRTSKGSSNKKRSSESKPKNSDGLQRDDDPITTTPKGKRTPKRNLKHADPKGKPRSLSLEHEKLESRNKKRRSSATPVGEVAGKKKGKKMNTGSEAGIEYSGDAGEEKSESEGKSLKEGEDDEEVVNKEEDLQDAKTESSGDAEGKEAEHDNSDTEGKQDDNEMETEAEDDAETSDNETLGAWKSKVGKSSSRKAT from the exons ATGGCTCAGAAGCCGGCGGAACAGTTGAATGAGTTCGGATCGAAACTTGACCTAACTCCTGTTTCGAAAGATTCGTTGCTCAAACTCTTAAAG GAATCTGCTGTTTGTCTTTCTGAGTTGGAGCAGTCTCCACCACCTGCAGTGCTCAAGTGCATTCAGCCTTTCCTTGATGCAGTTATTAAACCTGAAATTCTCAACCATCAAGACAAGGATGTCAAGCTTCTGGTTGCAAGCTGCATTTCTGAGATTACTCGTATCACAGCACCTGAAGCGCCTTACAGTGATAATATTATGAAG GATATTTTTCAACTGATTGTGAGTGCTTTTACTGGGTTGAATGATGTCAGTGGTCCATCATTTGGAAGGAGGGTTGTCATTTTAGAAACGGTTGCAAAGTACAGGTCATGTGTTATGATGTTGGATCTTGAATGTGATGATCTGGTAAAAGAAGTGTTTACTACATTTCTTGATGTTGCTAG AGATGACCATCCAGAGATTGTTTTCTCATCAATGCAAAAC ATTATGATTGTTCTTttagaagaaagtgaagatgTGCAGGAGCAtcttttactaattttactCTCTAAATTGGGCCGGAATAGAAGT GACGTTACAGATGTTGCAAGAAGACTTGCTATGAAAGTCATAGAGCAGTGTGCCCCCAAAGTTGAATCTGACATAAAGCAGTTCCTGATCTCTTCAATGTCTGGAGATAGCCGATTTTCCAGCAGTCAAATTGACTACCATGAAGTTATTTATGATTTGTACCGCTGTGCTCCTCAGGCCCTATCCGGAGTTGCGCCGTATCTCACTGGAGAGCTTTTg GCTGATAAACTGGATACTCGTTTGAAAGTGGTTGGATTGGTTGGAGACTTGTTTTCCTTGCCTGGACGTGTCATTTCCGAAGAGTTCGGTTCCATTTTTTCGGAGTTTCTAAAAAGGCTGACCGATAGGGTTGTTGAAGTTAGGATGGCCATCCTTGACCATATTAAGAACTGTTTGCTCTCGGATCCTTTGAGAGCTGAGGCTTCTCAAATTATAT CTGCTCTCTGTGACCGGCTCTTGGATTATGATGAAAACATCCGCAAACACGTTGTTGCTGTTATTTGTGATGTGGCTGTGAGTGCATTGACGTCGATTCCAGTTGACACCTTGAAGTTGGTTGCTGAACGGCTTCGAGACAAAGCT ATACTCGTAAAAACATACACAATGGAAAGGTTGACTGAGTTGTTCCGGGTATATTGCTTACGGTGTGCTGATGGGAAGGTAGGCACTGGTGATTTTGATTGGATTCCTGGAAAAATCTTGAGATGTCTTTATGACAAAGATTTCAG ATCAGATACAATCGAATATATTCTATGCAGTTCACTGTTTCCTAGTGGTTTCTCTGTAAGAGATAAAGTTAAGCATTGGATACAAATCTTTTCTGGGTTTGACAAAGTGGAGACCAAAGCATTTGAGAAAATACTGGAGCAAAGACAAAG GATACAACAAGAAATGCAAAGATATTTGTCAATCAAGCAGACCCAACAG AGTGCTGATGCTCCTGATGTTCAGAAAAAAATCCTATTTGGATTCAGAGTTATGTCACGTGCATTTTCCGACCCCCCAAAGACTGAGCAAAACTTTTTAATTCTTGATCAACTGAAAGATGCTAATATCTGGAAAATTTTGACCAATCTGCTTGATCCCAACACTAGCATAATGCAAGCGTCCAGGATTCGA GATGATATGCTTAAGATACTCTCTGAGAAGCATTCTCTCTATGAATTCCTCAGCACTCTCTCTATAAAGTGTTCTTATCTGCTATTCAGCAAGGAATATGTGAAAGAGATATTAGCGGAAGTATCTGCTAGAAAGTCTTCTAAAAATGTATTGGGGATCCAATCTTGCATGGACTTCTTAGGG cTCCTGGCATCTTTCTGTCCATCATTGTTTGATGGTGCTGAAGAAGAACTGATAAGTTTCcttaaagatgatgatgaaatgatAAAGGAGGGTACTCTAAAAATTCTGGCAAAAGCAGGTGGTACTATTCGGGAGAATCTCATTGTTGTAGCAAG TTCTGTGGACCTTTTACTGGAGAGGATTTGTGTAGAAGGAAACCGCAAGCAGGCTAAGTATGCTGTGCACGCACTAGCATCAATAACAAAGGATGATGGCCTGAAGTCGCTCTCCGTTCTGTACAAG AGACTCGTGGACATGCTGGAGGACAAGAGACATCAGCCAGCTGTTCTTCAGTGTCTTGGATGCATCGCGCAGATTGCGATGCCAGTCTATGAGACTAGAGAAAGCGAAGTAGTTGAGTTTATTAGAAGCAAAATTCTGAAGCTCCAAAGT GAAACTGTAGAtgataaaaaattatcatgGGATGACAAAAGTGAAATTTGTCAACTGAAG ATTTATGGGATTAAGACGTTGGTTAAGAGCTACTTGCCTTTAAAGGATGCTCATCTTCGTGCGGGTGTTGATGACCTTCTTGGATTACTAAAAAACATTCTTTCCTTTGGGGAAGTATCTGAGGATTTAGAATCAAG TTCTGTTGACAAGGCCCATTTGAAACTTGCTGCTGGAAAGGCAGTCCTCCGCCTTTCTAGACATTGGGATGATAGGATACCTATAGAGATCTTTCATTTAACTTTAAAAACCCCTGAG ATACCATTTCCTACAGCTAAGAAAATATTCCTCGGGAAAATTCATCAGTATGTAAAGGATCGGGTTTTGGAGACAAAGTATGCCTGTTCATTCCTTTTTGATATCACTGGATCAAATGTTCTCGAATCAGAAGAG GAGAAACACAACCTTGCTGATATCATACAGCATTCTTATCAAACAAAAGTGCGGAAAATTTCTTCTCAGACTGATGCAAATTCAGTTAGTCTCCACCCTCATCATATCCTTCCTTATCTGGTTCACGCACTTGCACATCATTCTTGTCCTGATGTTGAGAATTGCAAAGACGTGAAGGAATATGAAATGATATATCG CCAATTATACTTGATCATTTCTATGTTGCTCCATAAAGAGGAAGACGGGAAGGCTGAAGATATTGGCAAGGCACAGGAGTTTCACACCATTATTTTTATCTTACATAGTATAAAACAGTCAGAAGATGTCACTGATGCAACAAAGTCGAAG AACTCACATGCGATCTGTGAGCTTGGGCTGTCAATAATCAATCACTTAACTCAGAAAGATCCTGATCTACAAGGGGCGATCACACCTGTACCACTGCCTGCGACGCTTTACAAACTTCCGGAAAAGGTTGAAGGTGACAAGTCTGAG GTAGGTGAGGAGAAATTGTGGCTAGCTGATGAGACTGTCCTGGCACACTTCAGGGATCTCAAGTTGGAGAGTCATGCTGATGCATCT GTGATACCCCAAACTTCAGAAGAGGAGGTTATGATTGATGGGGAAAGTGATGGGAATGAAATTCCTCTGGGTAAAATTGTAGAGCGTTTGAGAGCTCAGGGAACCAAGACTAGAAAGGGCAAAAAGAGTAAATCTGTACCAGCTGAAGATGAAAATGGTAAAAATGATGTCGATGTTTTGAAGATGGTGAGAGAGATAAATCTCGATCACTTGCAAATGCTGAATAAATTTGAATCCAGTAATGGACACAAACATTCCACTGGTGATGCAACATCAGTAGTTTCAGTCCCTAAGCGCCGGAGATCATCTTCTGGCCATAGTCCTTTCAAGTTCTCAAATAGTGGTCCTAAAGTTCCACTGAAAGCTTCTGAGGAAGAGTTGCATCAAGAGAGAGACATGGACACAAATGTCTCTTTGGACTCGCACGACGAAAATTCAGACCAAGAGAAAATATTAGAAAGCATCTCTCCccgaaagagaaagaagagctTATCATCgaaattaaaaattacagaATCTGATTGGGCTCTCACAGATCTCGACATTCAAAGCGAAGGTGGCAACTACAGTGAGAGG AGTAGGTCTGCAGAAAGTGGTGATAGCAAATTGAAGTCTGCCTCTGGATCAATGAAGAAGcgcaaaagaaaaaacatgtcAGGACTGGCTAAG TGCTCTACAAACGAAAGTAAATTGGCAAATGACGAACTGATTGGTTGCAGAATAGAAGTATGGTGGCCTATGGATAAACG GTTTTATGAAGGGACAGTAAAATCTTATGATTCCACTAAACAGAGACATGTG ATACTTTACGAGGATGGAGATGTTGAAGTACTTAACCTAGATAAAGAACGGTGGGAGCTCATAGACACCGGTGGAAAGCCCGCAAAG AAGTCCAGAACATCAAAGGGAAGTTCTAATAAGAAAAG ATCTTCTGAAAGTAAGCCTAAGAATTCGGATGGGCTACAGAGGGATGACGACCCAATTACCACTAC GCCAAAAGGGAAAAGAACTCCAAAGAGAAACCTAAAACATGCCGACCCAAAAGGCAAACCAAGAAGTCTCTCTTTAGAACATGAGAAATTAGAGAGCAGAAATAAGAAAAGACGCTCTTCTGCCACTCCAG TAGGTGAAGTTGCTggtaagaaaaaaggaaaaaaaatgaatacggGTTCAGAAGCAGGGATAGAATATAGTGGGGATGCTGGCGAAGAGAAATCAGAGTCTGAAGGAAAGTCATTGAAAGAAGGCGAGGATGATGAGGAAGTTgtaaacaaggaagaagatttACAGGATGCAAAAACAGAGTCAAGTGGGGACGCTGAGGGGAAAGAAGCTGAACATGACAACTCAGATACTGAAGGGAAACAAGATGACAATGAAATGGAGACTGAGGCTGAAGACGATGCTGAGACTTCTGACAATGAGACTCTT GGAGCTTGGAAAAGTAAAGTGGGTAAGTCGAGCTCGAGGAAAGCAACATAA